Proteins found in one Cetobacterium somerae genomic segment:
- a CDS encoding N-acyl-D-amino-acid deacylase family protein, producing MKTLIKNGLIVDGSGDQPYIGDILIEKEKIVAIEKSIDCKDIDRIIDAKDLVVAPGFIDTHSHSDLVILESPYNEVKARQGITTEILGQDGISMAPLPKEFISSWKKNLAGLDGTSESINWTYETTDGYLKQMEKSKVSLNYAYLVPHGNIRMEAMGLEGRAATEEEIKKMCEITRREMEAGAFGLSTGLIYIPCTYSETKELIEMCKVVAEFNGELVIHQRSEAGTILESMEEVIRIGKESGVKVHFSHFKVCGKQNWKYIDEVVNLLEKGEKEGVKISYDQYPYAAGSTMLGVVLPPWAHAGGTDKLMERLKNEEDRKKMKFDIENGIPGWDNFIEFAGFDQIFITSVVSKKNQDLVGKNLIEVGEIRKKDQYNATFDLLLEEENAVGMVDFYGLEEHIIKFLKRPEQNVCTDALLAKGKPHPRAYGAFPRVLGRYVREKQVLKLQEAIYKMTKKAAEAIGISERGELKPGMFADITIFNPKTIIDKGDYINPAQFPEGIQYVIVNGTPIIDDGIFKKVSPGKVIRRK from the coding sequence ATGAAAACTTTAATAAAAAATGGTCTCATAGTAGATGGTAGTGGAGATCAACCATATATTGGTGATATTCTCATAGAGAAAGAGAAAATAGTGGCTATTGAAAAAAGTATTGATTGTAAAGATATAGATAGAATAATTGATGCTAAAGATCTTGTTGTAGCTCCAGGGTTTATAGATACGCATTCTCACTCTGATTTAGTAATTTTAGAAAGTCCTTACAATGAAGTAAAGGCTAGACAAGGAATAACTACAGAGATTTTAGGACAAGATGGAATTTCTATGGCACCTTTACCTAAAGAGTTTATATCTTCTTGGAAAAAAAATCTAGCTGGTTTAGATGGAACTTCAGAAAGCATTAATTGGACATATGAAACAACTGACGGATATTTAAAACAGATGGAGAAAAGTAAAGTTAGTCTTAATTATGCATATCTTGTTCCTCATGGAAATATACGTATGGAAGCTATGGGGTTAGAAGGAAGAGCAGCTACAGAAGAAGAAATTAAAAAAATGTGTGAAATAACTCGACGAGAAATGGAAGCAGGAGCTTTTGGCTTATCAACAGGTTTAATCTATATTCCTTGCACTTATTCAGAAACAAAAGAGTTAATAGAAATGTGCAAAGTTGTAGCGGAGTTTAATGGAGAATTAGTTATACATCAAAGATCAGAGGCGGGAACAATACTTGAATCGATGGAAGAGGTTATAAGAATCGGAAAAGAATCTGGAGTAAAAGTACATTTTTCTCATTTTAAAGTTTGTGGAAAACAAAATTGGAAATATATTGATGAAGTTGTAAACCTTTTGGAAAAAGGCGAAAAAGAAGGCGTAAAAATTAGTTATGATCAGTATCCTTATGCTGCTGGATCTACTATGTTAGGAGTAGTTCTTCCACCTTGGGCACATGCAGGAGGAACTGATAAATTGATGGAAAGATTAAAAAATGAAGAAGACAGAAAAAAAATGAAATTTGACATTGAAAATGGAATTCCAGGTTGGGATAACTTTATTGAATTTGCTGGATTTGATCAAATATTTATAACTTCAGTTGTTAGCAAGAAAAACCAAGATTTAGTTGGAAAAAATTTAATTGAAGTGGGAGAAATAAGAAAAAAAGACCAATACAATGCTACATTTGATTTACTTTTAGAGGAAGAAAATGCAGTTGGAATGGTTGATTTTTATGGACTTGAAGAACATATTATAAAGTTTTTAAAAAGACCTGAACAAAATGTCTGTACAGACGCTCTTTTAGCTAAAGGAAAGCCTCATCCAAGAGCATATGGAGCATTTCCAAGAGTTTTAGGAAGATATGTGAGAGAAAAACAAGTTTTAAAGCTCCAAGAGGCAATTTATAAGATGACTAAAAAAGCAGCAGAAGCAATAGGAATTTCTGAAAGAGGAGAGTTAAAACCTGGAATGTTTGCTGATATAACAATTTTTAATCCTAAAACAATAATAGATAAAGGTGACTATATAAATCCAGCTCAATTTCCAGAAGGAATACAATATGTTATTGTAAATGGAACTCCAATTATAGATGATGGTATTTTTAAAAAAGTATCACCAGGAAAGGTTATTAGAAGAAAATAA
- the ssnA gene encoding putative aminohydrolase SsnA, translating to MYIVGNGRVITQDDKNPYIENGAVVIKEDEIIEVGNFSDLRKKYNEAEIIDADDGIIMPGLINTHMHIYSSFARGMDIKGSTRNFDEILKNLWWKVDKSLSLDDIEYSAYATYMESIKNGVTTVIDHHASPMAITGSLERIAKVADHLGIRTSLCYEVSDRDGIEKAEEGLRENIEFIKYVDRKNSDMIKGMFGIHASFTVSNETLEKCKKAMENIDVGYHIHVAEGITDLNDAQEKYGKRVVERLNEYGIFKENTIAVHCIHINDYELDILKNSGCNIIHNPESNMGNAVGCSPAIKMLEEGLIVGLGTDGYTADMIESLKVANILHKHELKDPTVGWKEAPLMLFRNNREIIKKQFGCNTGILKKGAKADIAIFDYIPHTELNENNYNSHIIFGISGRGATTTICNGKILMKKRKLINVDEKSILEKARTISKQMWKSVEK from the coding sequence ATGTATATTGTTGGAAATGGAAGAGTTATAACTCAAGATGATAAAAATCCATATATAGAAAATGGAGCTGTAGTAATAAAAGAAGATGAAATAATAGAAGTTGGAAATTTTAGTGATTTAAGAAAGAAGTATAATGAAGCTGAAATTATAGATGCAGATGATGGAATAATAATGCCAGGTCTCATAAATACTCATATGCATATATATTCAAGCTTTGCAAGAGGAATGGACATAAAGGGAAGTACAAGAAATTTTGATGAAATTCTTAAAAATCTTTGGTGGAAAGTAGATAAAAGTTTATCTCTAGATGATATTGAATATTCGGCATATGCAACATATATGGAAAGTATAAAAAATGGAGTAACAACGGTAATAGATCATCATGCTTCACCGATGGCAATAACGGGAAGTCTAGAGAGAATTGCTAAAGTTGCAGATCATTTAGGAATAAGAACTTCTTTATGTTATGAAGTTTCTGATAGGGATGGAATTGAGAAAGCAGAAGAGGGATTAAGAGAAAATATAGAGTTTATAAAATATGTTGATAGAAAAAATTCAGATATGATAAAGGGAATGTTTGGAATTCATGCTTCTTTTACAGTATCAAACGAAACTTTAGAAAAATGTAAGAAGGCTATGGAAAATATAGATGTTGGATATCATATTCATGTTGCTGAAGGAATAACAGATTTAAATGACGCTCAAGAAAAATATGGGAAAAGAGTTGTGGAAAGACTTAATGAATATGGAATATTTAAAGAAAATACAATAGCAGTTCATTGTATACATATTAATGATTATGAATTAGATATTTTAAAAAATTCAGGATGTAATATTATCCATAATCCAGAATCAAATATGGGGAATGCAGTCGGTTGTTCTCCAGCAATAAAAATGTTAGAAGAAGGATTAATTGTAGGTCTTGGAACAGATGGGTATACAGCAGATATGATTGAATCTCTAAAAGTAGCTAATATTTTACATAAGCATGAATTAAAGGATCCAACAGTAGGATGGAAAGAAGCTCCTTTAATGCTTTTTAGAAACAATCGAGAAATAATAAAAAAACAATTTGGATGTAATACGGGGATTTTAAAAAAGGGAGCAAAGGCAGACATAGCAATATTTGACTATATACCTCATACTGAGCTTAATGAAAATAACTATAATAGTCACATAATATTTGGAATTTCAGGAAGAGGAGCTACTACTACTATTTGTAATGGAAAAATTCTTATGAAAAAAAGAAAGCTTATTAATGTAGATGAGAAATCAATCTTAGAGAAAGCTAGAACAATTTCGAAACAAATGTGGAAAAGTGTAGAAAAATAA
- a CDS encoding FAD binding domain-containing protein, with amino-acid sequence MIKKYFIPETIEEAISLKNQHKETGKYLAGGTILNLLFNKKKYEVYIDLRKLSLDKIKKNEKGNLEIGACVTFQKLISSKIIPEQLKKAAMLMENRNIRNMATIGGNIVGGKTVGDLIPTLIVLEAMVKVYEEEKLVLVEEYILRKDERFIEKIIIEEKKLEKLYGVRAHSRTSDDLSLIGAAVTYNKDQEKIKDIRIAVGGVASTVIRLKDIEKELEGTILEKQLLIHLIRNHVEPLTDFRGSKEFKAYLAGELVAECFEIA; translated from the coding sequence ATGATAAAAAAATATTTTATACCAGAGACAATTGAAGAAGCCATTTCATTAAAAAATCAACATAAAGAAACTGGAAAATATCTTGCAGGTGGAACAATATTAAATCTTTTATTTAATAAAAAAAAATATGAAGTATATATAGATCTTAGAAAATTAAGTTTAGATAAAATAAAGAAAAATGAAAAAGGAAACTTAGAAATTGGAGCATGTGTAACATTTCAAAAATTAATAAGTAGTAAGATTATACCTGAACAACTAAAAAAAGCAGCGATGTTAATGGAAAATAGAAATATAAGAAATATGGCTACAATTGGTGGAAATATTGTAGGTGGAAAAACGGTAGGAGACCTTATTCCAACTTTAATTGTTTTAGAAGCAATGGTTAAAGTTTATGAAGAAGAAAAGTTGGTTTTAGTTGAAGAGTATATACTAAGAAAAGATGAGCGATTTATTGAAAAAATAATAATTGAAGAGAAGAAGCTTGAAAAACTTTACGGAGTAAGAGCTCATTCAAGAACTTCTGATGATTTATCATTAATTGGAGCAGCTGTTACTTATAATAAAGATCAAGAAAAAATAAAGGATATAAGAATAGCCGTAGGTGGCGTAGCTTCAACAGTTATAAGATTAAAAGATATAGAAAAAGAGTTAGAAGGAACGATATTAGAAAAACAATTGTTGATACACCTAATTAGAAATCATGTAGAACCATTAACAGATTTTCGTGGTTCAAAAGAGTTTAAAGCTTATTTAGCTGGAGAGTTAGTAGCTGAATGTTTTGAAATTGCTTAG
- the guaD gene encoding guanine deaminase: protein MREVLKLFKGDIYHTPEFGRHEIIENGYIAVKNGQVLGVYKEVPKEHNMAELIDHSGKLIIPGFIDTHFHAPQFTNRGLGLDKELLPWLETYTFPEEAKYENIKYAKKAYEKVITELWRQGTTRSVLFGTIHREATELLMEMLDKSGLGAMVGKVNMDRNAPEFYHETTQESLNETRKWLENTKDRYERVKPIITPRFVPTCTPELLSGLGAMAKEFNVKIQSHLSENKGEIAWVSELEPTAKHYADVYNTHGLFGDQPTIQAHCIWNTKEELELMKEKKIMVAHSPHSNNNLSSGIAPIRKLVDMGIPVGLASDISGGHDVSIAKAIVSASQVAKLRWVYLDDSNKPLSTSEWFYIATKGGGQFFGDNIGSFEKGNEFDALIIDDSNIADINPRDVMERVERYIYVGDDRNIVERYVSGNKLDKPNFN, encoded by the coding sequence ATGAGAGAAGTGTTAAAGTTATTTAAAGGAGATATATATCACACACCAGAATTTGGGAGACATGAAATTATTGAAAATGGATATATTGCAGTAAAAAATGGTCAAGTATTAGGAGTTTATAAAGAAGTTCCAAAGGAACATAATATGGCTGAATTAATTGATCATAGTGGAAAATTAATAATACCTGGATTTATAGATACTCACTTTCATGCACCACAATTTACAAATAGAGGTTTGGGATTAGATAAAGAATTACTTCCTTGGTTAGAAACATACACTTTTCCAGAAGAAGCTAAATATGAAAATATAAAATATGCTAAAAAAGCATATGAAAAAGTAATAACAGAATTATGGAGACAAGGAACTACTAGATCAGTTTTATTTGGAACAATCCATAGAGAAGCTACGGAGCTTTTAATGGAGATGTTAGATAAATCAGGATTAGGGGCTATGGTAGGAAAAGTTAATATGGATAGAAATGCACCAGAATTTTATCATGAAACAACACAAGAGTCTTTAAATGAAACTAGAAAATGGTTAGAAAATACAAAAGATAGATATGAGAGGGTTAAACCAATTATAACTCCAAGATTTGTACCAACGTGTACACCAGAATTATTATCAGGATTAGGAGCTATGGCTAAAGAGTTTAATGTTAAAATCCAATCTCATTTATCTGAAAATAAAGGAGAAATTGCTTGGGTATCAGAATTAGAACCAACAGCAAAACATTATGCAGATGTATATAATACTCATGGATTATTTGGTGATCAACCAACTATTCAAGCTCACTGCATTTGGAATACCAAAGAAGAACTAGAATTAATGAAAGAGAAAAAAATAATGGTAGCTCATTCACCACATTCAAATAACAATTTATCATCAGGAATAGCTCCAATAAGAAAATTAGTTGATATGGGAATACCGGTAGGATTAGCATCTGATATATCAGGAGGACATGATGTATCTATAGCCAAAGCAATTGTAAGCGCTTCACAAGTTGCAAAGTTAAGATGGGTTTATTTAGATGATAGTAATAAGCCATTATCTACTTCTGAATGGTTTTATATAGCTACTAAAGGAGGAGGACAATTCTTTGGAGATAATATAGGTTCTTTTGAAAAAGGAAACGAATTTGATGCTTTGATTATAGATGACTCTAATATAGCCGATATAAACCCAAGAGATGTGATGGAGAGAGTAGAAAGATATATCTATGTAGGTGATGATAGAAATATAGTGGAGAGATATGTATCAGGAAATAAATTGGATAAACCAAATTTTAATTAA
- a CDS encoding 4Fe-4S binding protein, which yields MADLRVTLAGLKYANPVIVGAGPTSKDADICREAVENGAAGVVAKTVSSEPAKVPKPCMQDFKGKYFLNTELWSEHSVEYWVEKEYKKCKFKDEPLIIGMGYVAADIEKVVPLVDKFADAYEISAHYVGRDITPMLETLAAAKKHTKKPVFMKISPGIPDISETARILEEHGADGLVAMNSYGPCLSIDIETGMPYMGSNTGYGWLSGPAIKPIMLRHVFELAKGVKNIPVFAVGGISTGKDVVEAFMAGASAVQVCTQGIIEGPKAYGRIVKELNEWMDSHGYENLDQIKGLTIKKTKERVKANYETNIPELKDGCIGCGICIKVCPYHAIKLEDKKPIFNKELCFGCGVCTSQCPKNVLDIIRY from the coding sequence ATGGCAGATTTAAGAGTAACATTAGCAGGATTAAAATATGCAAATCCAGTTATAGTAGGGGCAGGACCAACATCAAAAGATGCTGATATATGTAGAGAAGCAGTAGAAAATGGAGCAGCAGGAGTAGTGGCAAAAACTGTTTCATCAGAACCAGCAAAAGTACCAAAACCATGTATGCAGGATTTTAAAGGAAAATATTTTTTAAATACAGAACTATGGTCAGAACATTCAGTTGAGTATTGGGTAGAAAAAGAGTACAAAAAATGTAAATTTAAAGATGAACCTTTAATAATTGGAATGGGTTATGTAGCAGCTGATATTGAAAAAGTAGTACCGTTGGTAGATAAATTTGCAGATGCATATGAAATCTCTGCTCATTATGTAGGAAGAGATATTACGCCAATGTTGGAAACTTTAGCAGCAGCAAAAAAACATACTAAAAAACCTGTATTTATGAAAATTTCACCAGGTATTCCAGATATTTCAGAAACAGCTAGAATTTTAGAAGAACATGGAGCAGATGGGTTAGTAGCGATGAATTCTTATGGACCATGTCTATCAATAGATATAGAAACAGGTATGCCATATATGGGTTCTAATACAGGATATGGATGGCTATCTGGACCTGCAATAAAGCCAATTATGCTAAGACATGTATTTGAGCTTGCAAAAGGAGTAAAAAATATACCAGTATTTGCAGTTGGTGGTATTTCAACAGGAAAAGATGTTGTTGAAGCATTTATGGCAGGAGCATCAGCAGTTCAGGTTTGTACTCAAGGAATTATAGAGGGACCAAAAGCTTATGGAAGAATAGTAAAAGAGTTAAATGAGTGGATGGATTCTCATGGGTATGAGAATTTAGATCAAATAAAAGGTTTAACTATTAAAAAGACAAAAGAGAGAGTAAAAGCAAATTATGAAACTAATATTCCAGAATTAAAAGATGGATGTATAGGCTGTGGAATTTGTATTAAAGTTTGTCCTTATCATGCGATAAAATTAGAAGATAAAAAACCTATATTTAATAAAGAACTTTGTTTTGGATGTGGTGTATGTACCTCTCAATGTCCTAAAAATGTTTTAGATATTATAAGATACTAG
- a CDS encoding molybdopterin cofactor-binding domain-containing protein has protein sequence MDKIKFKLNGVEKEFFGDKCQSAKVFLRNQGILSIREGCDGDGNCGLCNIILDGQTVNSCLLLVGQIEGREIYTVEFFSDKKKIDTLQEAMILAGVIQCGYCSPSIYLALKILLDNVEKPTREDISDALSSILCRCTGYEQMYDVIDIYKKLLAGEKIERANSEKEMRVIGKSVCKIDSPKLVKGEKAFVEDFVASDACFLKVLGSPHASAYVTKIDVSKAEKLPGVVYILTHENSPKTVYGRSGQSYPEPSPYDRRLIGQKVYHEGDRVAAVVAESLEIAEKAIELIEVEYEVLKPVVTLEDAMSGEILVHGGPVYFKDGNLRGYEEHNAKADPRETPIFWNFPIGGDQRTNMVAKTGGKMGDVELAFSKSDAIIEREYRTKKVHCCPSEPHVCYTEIVDGRLVVHASTQVPGHARRIISSILGISENKIRVIKEAVGGGFGVKQDVLMEDLASYLTWITGKSIYYRYSREEEFIAATSRHDMKIKVKLGANKDGKLNAIQMDVYSNTGAFGNHCMTVSKNSCAVPLPLFNVENIKFDIDIFYSNLPNAGAYRGYGAPQGTYALMTCIAELAKEIGVDYLDILRKNTVRSGDAMELLAQMAEVGKGSAEIIESCGLIDTIEKAAKMIDWRNKKESEKPHIKVGQGVAIVQQKSGIPNVDTGNAIIKQLNDGTFIVHMGGTDLGTGMNTIAVQAVSEHLKLDMDKIHIIAADTDNTPFDVGAYASSGTHFSIGAVLNASKEMENKMLESASFYMNEPKEDLKLVYPMKIVGKNSEMSYADLAFKTQSGKGCGQLIANANFTTHLHAFPYATHICEVEVNTNTGEVNVTKYYAIHDCGVPMNPVLAKGQIFGAVIQSIGHSLYEEMIFDKDGHMLNANFMDYKVAKIKDIPKDFRVEFVETYEDKEEYGPRKSVGELSINGASPAIATAIHDAVGVWIREWPFTPEKILKELGKI, from the coding sequence ATGGATAAAATAAAATTTAAATTAAATGGTGTAGAAAAAGAGTTTTTTGGAGATAAATGTCAATCAGCAAAGGTATTTTTGAGAAATCAAGGAATTCTTTCAATAAGAGAAGGATGTGATGGAGATGGAAACTGTGGTTTATGCAATATAATATTAGATGGACAAACTGTTAATTCATGTCTATTATTGGTTGGACAAATTGAAGGAAGAGAGATATATACTGTAGAATTTTTTTCTGATAAAAAGAAAATAGATACACTTCAAGAAGCAATGATTTTAGCAGGAGTTATTCAATGTGGATACTGTTCTCCATCAATTTATCTTGCACTAAAAATACTTTTAGATAATGTTGAGAAACCGACAAGGGAAGATATTTCAGATGCATTATCATCAATTTTATGTCGATGTACAGGTTATGAGCAGATGTATGATGTAATTGATATTTATAAAAAACTTTTAGCTGGAGAAAAAATAGAGAGAGCAAATTCTGAAAAAGAGATGAGAGTAATAGGAAAATCTGTTTGTAAAATTGATTCTCCAAAGCTTGTAAAAGGAGAAAAAGCTTTTGTTGAAGATTTTGTAGCCTCAGATGCTTGTTTTTTAAAAGTTTTAGGATCACCTCATGCAAGTGCTTATGTAACAAAAATTGATGTATCAAAAGCAGAAAAATTACCTGGAGTAGTTTATATATTAACACATGAAAACTCTCCTAAAACTGTTTATGGAAGATCAGGACAGAGTTATCCAGAGCCATCGCCTTATGATAGAAGATTGATAGGACAAAAAGTTTATCATGAAGGAGACAGGGTAGCGGCAGTGGTTGCAGAGAGTCTAGAAATAGCAGAAAAAGCTATAGAACTTATAGAGGTAGAATATGAAGTTTTAAAACCAGTAGTAACATTAGAAGATGCTATGAGTGGAGAGATTTTAGTTCATGGTGGACCTGTATATTTTAAAGATGGAAATTTAAGAGGATACGAAGAGCATAATGCAAAAGCTGATCCAAGAGAAACACCAATATTTTGGAATTTTCCAATAGGTGGAGATCAAAGAACAAACATGGTAGCTAAAACTGGCGGAAAAATGGGAGATGTAGAATTAGCGTTTTCAAAATCTGATGCAATAATAGAGCGAGAATATAGAACAAAAAAAGTTCATTGTTGCCCTTCAGAGCCACATGTATGTTATACAGAGATTGTAGATGGAAGATTAGTTGTTCATGCTTCAACACAAGTTCCAGGACATGCTAGAAGAATAATCTCAAGTATTTTAGGAATTTCAGAAAATAAGATAAGAGTTATAAAAGAGGCTGTTGGAGGAGGATTTGGAGTTAAACAAGACGTATTGATGGAAGATTTAGCTTCATATTTAACTTGGATAACAGGAAAATCTATCTATTATAGATATTCAAGAGAAGAGGAATTTATAGCAGCAACTTCGAGACATGATATGAAAATAAAAGTTAAATTAGGAGCTAATAAGGATGGAAAGCTAAATGCTATTCAAATGGATGTTTACTCTAATACAGGAGCTTTTGGAAATCATTGTATGACTGTATCAAAAAATAGTTGTGCAGTACCACTGCCTTTATTTAACGTAGAAAATATAAAATTTGATATAGATATATTCTACTCTAACCTTCCTAATGCTGGAGCTTATAGAGGTTATGGAGCACCGCAAGGAACCTATGCATTAATGACATGTATAGCTGAGTTAGCGAAAGAGATTGGTGTAGATTATTTAGATATCCTAAGAAAAAATACTGTTAGATCAGGGGATGCAATGGAACTTTTAGCTCAAATGGCTGAAGTTGGAAAAGGAAGTGCTGAAATTATTGAGAGTTGTGGATTGATAGATACTATTGAGAAAGCTGCAAAAATGATAGATTGGAGAAATAAAAAAGAAAGTGAAAAACCTCATATAAAAGTGGGGCAAGGAGTTGCTATAGTTCAACAAAAGTCAGGAATTCCAAATGTTGATACTGGAAATGCGATTATAAAGCAATTAAACGATGGAACATTTATAGTGCATATGGGAGGTACAGATTTAGGAACAGGGATGAATACAATAGCTGTGCAGGCTGTGTCAGAGCATCTAAAGTTAGACATGGATAAAATACATATAATAGCTGCCGATACAGATAATACTCCTTTTGATGTGGGAGCATATGCATCATCAGGAACACACTTTTCTATAGGAGCAGTTTTAAATGCCAGTAAAGAAATGGAAAATAAGATGTTAGAGTCAGCTTCGTTCTATATGAATGAACCAAAAGAAGATTTAAAACTTGTTTATCCAATGAAAATAGTTGGAAAAAATAGTGAGATGAGCTATGCTGATTTAGCTTTTAAAACACAGAGTGGTAAAGGTTGTGGACAATTAATAGCAAATGCAAACTTTACAACACACTTACATGCATTTCCATATGCTACTCATATTTGTGAAGTAGAAGTTAATACAAATACTGGAGAGGTTAATGTAACTAAATATTATGCAATTCATGATTGTGGAGTGCCTATGAATCCAGTTTTAGCAAAAGGACAAATATTTGGAGCTGTTATTCAGTCAATTGGTCATTCGTTATATGAAGAGATGATTTTTGATAAAGATGGCCATATGTTAAATGCAAACTTTATGGATTATAAGGTAGCTAAAATAAAAGATATACCAAAAGATTTCAGAGTAGAATTTGTAGAAACTTATGAAGATAAAGAGGAGTATGGACCTAGAAAATCAGTAGGAGAGTTATCAATAAATGGGGCATCTCCAGCTATAGCAACTGCAATTCATGATGCGGTAGGAGTGTGGATAAGAGAATGGCCATTCACTCCAGAAAAAATATTAAAAGAACTTGGAAAAATTTAA
- a CDS encoding NCS2 family permease, with the protein MEEDLELVRDEGLGSKSKLDRYFKISERGSDVKTELFAGLTTFMTMAYILAVIPGTLSKTGIPFSGAFAATALSSAIATSLAALFNFPFGLGPSLGMNAFFVFSVVLGQGHSWQYALTAVAISGVCLLILTVTRVREKLFDVIPFNIKMAMIAGIGLFIALIGLVSGGIVVAGQGTVVTLGNLKEPRAVLTLVGVFLTGSLMYKNIKGSMFWGIIGTAIIGFFMGVTKLPTSWQVIPDLKSTVFQFVGMDEILTPNMALVVFTFLFVAIFDTVGTLIGLGGKANLLDENDNLPGVTKACLCDSIGTIMAGFLGTSLVGTFVESASGIAEGGKTGLTALTTSILFVIALFLSPLFIMIPASATAPVLIIVGLLMVTAIKAINFDDITEGIPAFLTIILMPLTYSIADGIVIGILSYVALKVLTGKFKDVTKVMAILAILFVVKIMFI; encoded by the coding sequence ATGGAAGAAGATTTAGAATTAGTAAGAGATGAGGGGTTAGGAAGTAAATCAAAATTAGATCGATACTTTAAAATTAGTGAAAGGGGATCTGATGTAAAGACAGAATTATTTGCAGGGTTAACAACATTTATGACAATGGCTTATATTTTGGCAGTTATACCAGGAACACTTTCAAAAACTGGAATACCATTTTCAGGAGCATTTGCAGCGACAGCATTATCATCAGCAATAGCAACATCTTTAGCTGCATTATTTAATTTTCCATTTGGATTAGGACCATCTTTAGGTATGAATGCATTCTTTGTATTTTCAGTTGTTTTAGGTCAAGGACATAGTTGGCAGTATGCTTTAACAGCAGTTGCAATATCTGGAGTTTGTTTACTAATATTAACTGTAACAAGAGTGAGAGAAAAATTGTTTGATGTAATTCCATTTAATATTAAAATGGCAATGATTGCAGGAATTGGATTGTTTATAGCTTTAATAGGTCTTGTAAGTGGTGGAATAGTTGTAGCAGGACAAGGAACTGTTGTAACTCTAGGAAACCTAAAGGAACCAAGAGCAGTATTAACACTTGTTGGAGTTTTTTTAACAGGATCATTAATGTATAAAAATATAAAAGGTTCCATGTTTTGGGGAATAATTGGAACTGCTATAATAGGATTTTTTATGGGTGTAACAAAATTACCAACAAGTTGGCAAGTAATTCCAGATTTGAAATCTACGGTTTTTCAATTTGTAGGAATGGATGAAATTTTGACACCAAACATGGCTTTAGTAGTATTTACATTTCTTTTTGTTGCAATATTTGATACTGTTGGAACTCTTATAGGACTTGGAGGAAAGGCAAATTTATTAGATGAAAATGACAACCTACCAGGAGTAACAAAAGCTTGTCTTTGTGACTCTATTGGGACTATAATGGCAGGATTTTTAGGAACATCTCTTGTTGGAACATTTGTTGAATCAGCTTCAGGAATAGCAGAAGGTGGAAAAACAGGATTAACAGCATTAACAACATCAATACTTTTTGTAATAGCATTATTTCTATCACCATTATTTATTATGATACCAGCATCAGCTACAGCACCTGTATTAATTATAGTAGGACTTTTAATGGTAACTGCTATAAAAGCGATAAATTTTGATGATATAACAGAGGGAATACCAGCATTTTTAACAATTATTTTAATGCCATTAACATATAGTATAGCAGATGGAATTGTTATTGGAATTTTATCATATGTGGCTTTAAAAGTTTTAACTGGAAAATTTAAAGATGTGACGAAGGTAATGGCTATTTTGGCAATTCTGTTTGTAGTAAAAATTATGTTTATTTAG